Within the Camelus dromedarius isolate mCamDro1 chromosome 9, mCamDro1.pat, whole genome shotgun sequence genome, the region AGTCTTTCTCACTTTTATAAGTTATCTTTGTCTTGTAATTGTGCTGatttattcatgtttattttttcattaaaactgtctcactgtggtaaaatacacacaacaaaaaatttaccatcttagccatttttaagtgtagttTAGCGTCTTAAGTACGTTGATGTTCTTCAagcatcaccaccacccatctctacaattttcatcttataaactgaaactttgtacccattaaacagtaacacTCCATTTCTTCTTGCCTCTTACCTCGGGCAACCactgttctgctttctgtctctgaatctgactgttctaggtacttcatataagtggaatcatacagtatttgtctttttgtgactcgCTTATTTTACTTATAATGTCAAGAGTTCTCCATTCTGTAGCATCTGTCaacaatttccttccttttttaaggctgaatatttcattgtatgcatattccacattttgtttatccattcatcaatagacatttgagttgcttctacCTCTTTGCTACTGAGAACCCATAAAGTGTTATtaatgagaattaaatgtgttcctggcatatagtaagaaCTTAATGATATCCACTATTATGTTTTTATTGTGGGGCAGGAGTATGTTTAACTTGTTTTACATTCCATGGATGCTTCTGTGAGAATCTATGTATTTCTGGAAGCTTCTAAAAGAGAACAGTTTGGAATaccttttttagaaaaattataatttgataGTTGAAAGAAATAAACACTGATACGAGTTTAAAGAATCCAGAAAAGAGCCAAGCTCTCCTCCAACCAGATTTATTAAACATAACAAAATTCTATATACAAAGTGCCCTAAACCAACTGCTTCAAAACATGATATTTTCTTAACTAGTATTTTGATATGTCAATCCATGGTGTCAAAAGCAGTTTACTCTAAAATTAACAGGAAAGTGTCCAACACACATTACATGAATGGCCTAATTACTCGAACTCTAATAGTTCTATAGGATAATTAACATAAGGTACAACTGAGTCCCTATGACAGGCTGCTGGGGAACAGGTCTGAGACGTCAAGAGGCCATTTTGTGCACTGCCACTGTGATGCCATCGTGTTTCTGGATCATGATGTTCCTGAAAGGCAAAGTGGACGATACTCAGTAAAACGTTACAAATGGCAGTCAGTGTAAAGATGCTGTTTGGTTTAGGATACAACTAAAAAAGTAATACTTATCATTTTTCCATGTATAAAAGCAATAATATAAACACAATACATGtgggaaatacagaaaagtataaaatataaaaatgaaatcaatccTATAATCCTACCAAAGAcaatcactattattattttcccttttttttatcTGCATGTATACtctatatacacattttttccccctcattctaCAAAACTGTGATCATAATGTTGATAGTATTATATTCTGCTTTTCTCACTTACTATTTGGAAGACCCTCACTTGGAATATCTTTAGTCTTTCTATTACTACAGACagtgtttctgttctgtttagtCTTCCTCTGTGCTAtttattgctttcttttccttgagAGACTGATGGTTCGTAACAGTTCTTACTCTTCATTTAAATGTCACTGTGTTCTGAAAGTGTATTAGCTTCAGAGATCAATCCATCTGCTCCTGTGGTCCAAAGGGAGGAACTTCCCTCCAAGTCCTTTGAATGATGAATGCAGGGTAGGCCCCAGTCAAGTATCTCAGGGATTTTTctgaacaaaaaggaaaggaaggatctGCTGACACCTACTCACCCATTATCTGATTCGAGACACACCACAGGAATATCAGTGGGGTCCGAGGTCAGCTTAGCTGCTTGCTGGGCTAGTACAGATACCACCCCAGCATGCTCATCTGACAGGGTCCCACGGCCTGGAAGACAGAGATGGCATCAGGTAACCTGACTGTCCAAAAAATGAGTAGAGAGCTACAGTAGAACTGAACtgaattatttacaaaaagaagGGTCAGCTCTTGGTCTCTTAAGTTAGGTACTGACATGAAATGATTCTGCCCTGATACTCAGCCAGTTACAGCAGTGAGAAGAGAAGGCCAGACAGCAGCTTTTAAGTCAATAAAGCCCTAACACTCAATTTTCCAAGTCATTTTCATCACCATCTCTAAACACCTTCTCAAGCACATAAGGAAGCCGTAATTCAAGTCAATCTGAAAGCAAACTGAAACCAAGAAGAAATTCAGAGGTGAGATTGACAAAAAAGTCAGTAAGGGCAACAGACTTGTTGAAACTAATTAATTCCTCATGGGAAATCTGATTTCCTTTTACTGAGCTCAACCTCAAAGGATATAAAGATCTTTACTCAGGAGTGCAGCTGTAAGATCATCTTGACAGAATATATAAATACCCTGTGAGCAGTTATTTCCACTAGAATAAGCTGGTTGTTTTCAAATATCAACAGAAATGACTTTTTACTAATGTTTGTTTTAGCCTGTAGATAATAACTACATCTTGGGTGTCAGGTACAAAAAGTAGATACTGAGTTTACTTTGCAATACATTTCCGTATATAAAAGGCAACACAAGCCCGTCTGCTTGAAACTAAGTCAAGTAATAGACTATGGCAGAGTTGATGGATTTACTTCTATTATATAAAACATTAAGTAGACAGACAACAGTGCAGTCTTTTGGGTCTTGACGGTTTCTCGAAGTAACTCATTTAGCTTTAGCTATCCACACTTGAATTTCAGCCTTTCCATTTGTGAGCCTGGCAAGCGCCTCAAAAAAATCTGCCTTTTTTCTCCCAACTAACTGATTTGTGTGTAAAACCTAACTGAGCTACAAGACTACCTCTTTCAATTACCCTCCCAGCAAAAATTCAGAGTTTAAAAACTCCTGCAGTACAGAGGAGTAAGAAGCAAGGAGTCCTGGGTTTACTAGTTCTGACATTAATTAGCTGAAGGCTTCCACTGTTTACCTTTTGACATTTATTTACTCATCCGTGATTGTTACCATTTTTTGAGCATTATGTCTGGGTTATGTTCCGagtgttttacatacattatatacCCTTATACTATTGTGATTAAGAGGCTCTAGAGCCTGACTCAAATCCTAGCTCAACCATTTACTAGCTGTAGGACCCTGGAAAATTACTCaacttctgtgcctcaatttcttcatctacctcacagggttattatgaggattaaatgacttagTAAATGTAAAGCACTCAGAATGGTGCCTGGCCTATAGTAAGAGCTCAGTGAATGcaattctataaaaataattgttattaAACAACAACccggtaaagaaactgaggctcagaaagattctTTTTGGTCCAGGTTCACACTCCTAATAAATGGAAGAGCAGGTATGTCCAACCCGACAGTCCCCATTTTTACTGCCTACTCACTTATTAAGTGAATTtggacagaaaaacaaacaaaaaaattgtacCACCGATCTGGCCGGTTATTGTGAAAGTTAGAGATAATGTATACAAAGTGTAGCAGTCCCAACATATGGCgtacattcaataaatggtaactgCTGTCATTATCTGAAGTCCTTTCTAGACCCAATTTAAAATGATTCAAACACTGTTTTACTAGAAACAACTGTGTAGTGCTAGAACCGCAAGGAACATTTCTACCTTCATAGATACCAAATGAAAAGTTTCAACTTTCTAACTTTGTTACTTGGAGGTGATCTTTACTCTCCCAGAAGTTCCCGGAAAGTGGCAGGGTAACAGGAAGTAAAAACTAGAGAACAGCAGCACACTAGGCTCCCAGTCCACATCAAGTGCTGGGCAATCCATCAAAGGGTTGATGTGAGATACTTACAGCCCAGATTGAGTCCTTGTGAATCTGTGCACAGGACTCCCACAATGGATGGATTCTTCATTCTAATTCCAGGaacacaggaagaagaaagcaaatgatgtgggaaaatgaatttaaataacaCATATAGGCTTTTTATGTACCAGAAACTGTCGTAAGTGCCTTAAATCAGTCTTAATCTTTTTTCACTACCGCCCATCTCTAcaccaagaaaattaaatttataattcaCTAGTTTAAATAGATAGCCCAATAGCTCTCTGATGAGAGAAATGATTGCGCCAGGTCCTTCTGAGCTTTGGAGGGCCACAAACATTGAAATATCTAGGACTGTTCTCCTTGTTAAAAAGGCATACTCTAGCATACTAACCCCCCttgaaataaatgttgaaaaattCTTAAGTAACACGGGTTGCCTCCAGAAGCGGAAGTGGGAAGCTGAGGAGTACTGGTGCGAAGGAGGTGTTTCCCTGCACGCCTTCTTACACTTCTGGTTGTCTTCCACCTTCTTAAACACCAAATAACTGGTTACAACCGGAAAGAGCTACGCTAGTGTGTTCATATTGACACGACAGGGGTCGACTTCGCACAGGTGGTACATTCTTTCTCCAAATGAACCTGGTTCCTAAACCCCCGAAGAACGACCCTGTCCTTAAAGACAATTTCAACACGACAGCCGGCCGTGGGCTCGGGCCGCGGAGACTAACTCACTCGCTCGCTCGCTCCGGAGTGTGCGAGGCCCCGGCGGCGTTTTATTCCGGgtcaccccctacccccacccagaGGCCCCGGGACAAGGCGTCCTCAAGAGGCCTGGCCGGCGCTCGCAGGCTGCGCCCTGTGTCCCTGTCAACTCACCCCGCCGCGACCCCAGGACTCACGTGTCCTCGAGGTGCTGCTCCAAGGTCGCCTCCATCCCGCCGCCGTTCCTCCGGCGCAGGACTCTGCCGCGCGTCGTCTCCCTCCGCCGCAGGCCTCAGCGCTCCTCGGTCACATGACGCGAGCGGGCCGCCGGCCGGGACGGCGCCTCCAAAGGGACAAACTTCACGGCGCAGCCTCCGCGTTGTGAACGGGAAGACGTCATTACGCGACGGCCGCCTCGAGCCGCGCGAGCTTCTGCAGCCCGCGAGACAACAGGCCGGGGGACCGCGGCGGCTCCACCTCGCCACCCCGGAGGGACGTCTGCAGCCGCCGTCGGAGCCGGCGTGCTGGCCTGTCCCTTTGTCTCCGACACGCAGACCTTTGGACTCCGATTCCACCGACTGAGACGTCGGACCAGATCTTGTTGAAGTTTTACAGTAACTCGGCGGGTCAGGCGAGGTCTCATGCAGGTGGTGGAGCAGGGACAGACAAGAGAGACGCAGGACCCCGGTGAAGGGGTCCCCAGGCATGAAGGGGGAACACACAGGAAAAAACAGAACACAGGGACTAGAGGACAAGATAGAACAAGGTTAAAATCCCAAGTTAGGTATGGGAAAAGTGTCTGGATTTTAACTGAAGACATTGGTTCTTCCTCTTTGGCGAGGGCTCCAGAAAGTTTGGGAAAGAAGGTGTCACTTGTGATAAAGACTGGGTAGAATTACTTAAAAACaatcctttaaaaagtaaattataaaagcagttgtaaaaataagaaaagaaagcccACCCATAGTCTCTGTCCAGAAATGACCATTAATACCTCAGAGAATATTCTTTCAGCCAATTGTTTTTGCAAAGGTAcgcttttttacttttttaagcaaAATTGACACACATACTGGACATATAATTCTGTAGCTGGCATTTACCGCAGAATTTAGCATAAATGTCTTTCCATatcagtaaatattcatttacATCCTTTGTAATACTTACAAAATATTGCACTTTATAGCTGTTCCTTAATCGACTTAACCAACCCCTTATTAATGTACAAGTAAGCGgcttatagttttttttttgttgttgttgttatttcggGCCTTTCTTGACTATTAGAAATGCTGGATAAATATCATTATAGCCAAACGTGtgtagtttaaaattttccttatGATAAGTTACTAGAATGGAATTAATTGGTTCAAGGATATggacatttttaaggcttttgctATACACTTACAAATTGTCTCCCCCCGCTCCACCCCGAAACGTGGTACCAATTTACACTCAGATTGGTAGCATTTGATGAAAATAGGATAAGTATGGCCATAGTCTCGCCCATCCCCCACAGGCCGATACCCTGTGCTTAAGTCCTCCT harbors:
- the LAMTOR5 gene encoding ragulator complex protein LAMTOR5; its protein translation is MPGDPFTGVLRLSCLSLLHHLHETSPDPPSYCKTSTRSGPTSQSVESESKGLRVGDKGTGQHAGSDGGCRRPSGVARWSRRGPPACCLAGCRSSRGSRRPSRNDVFPFTTRRLRREVCPFGGAVPAGGPLASCDRGALRPAAEGDDARQSPAPEERRRDGGDLGAAPRGHVSPGVAAGMKNPSIVGVLCTDSQGLNLGCRGTLSDEHAGVVSVLAQQAAKLTSDPTDIPVVCLESDNGNIMIQKHDGITVAVHKMAS